In Arthrobacter ramosus, one DNA window encodes the following:
- a CDS encoding carbohydrate ABC transporter permease — protein sequence MTTLTKPAAHAAPPQSGKPSRFGIRRIGDLKIALLFIFPALIGFVVFFLIPTIRGIYLSFTEYSILGDPTWIGIKNYTAIFSDDLFWNAMAVTVQYVALNIGFQTVIAIGLALLMHRVAKSTFIRGALLLPFLVANVIVALLWFWMLDYQLGIVNEVISWLGLPRVAFFGSEQWAIPTIAFVNVWRHMGYTALLIFAGLQSIPNHVYEVANLDGASPTRTFWSITMPLLRPVLVLVLVVTVIGSFQVFDTVAVTTGGGPINASRVIQMYIYQKAFGESDFGYASALSVILFIILALVAFIQMKFLKGNETDLD from the coding sequence ATGACCACCCTTACCAAACCAGCGGCGCATGCCGCACCGCCCCAATCGGGCAAACCAAGCAGGTTCGGCATTCGGCGTATCGGTGACCTGAAGATCGCGTTGCTCTTCATCTTTCCGGCGTTGATCGGCTTTGTAGTTTTCTTCCTGATCCCCACCATCCGGGGCATCTACCTCAGCTTCACCGAGTACAGCATCCTGGGTGATCCCACCTGGATCGGCATCAAGAACTACACGGCAATTTTCAGCGACGATCTGTTTTGGAACGCCATGGCCGTCACGGTCCAGTACGTGGCACTGAACATCGGATTCCAGACCGTCATCGCCATCGGACTCGCGTTGCTTATGCATCGCGTGGCCAAATCAACCTTCATCCGCGGCGCACTTCTGCTCCCGTTCCTTGTGGCCAACGTCATCGTTGCGCTGCTCTGGTTCTGGATGCTCGACTACCAACTAGGCATCGTCAACGAGGTCATCAGCTGGCTGGGCCTTCCCCGCGTTGCCTTCTTCGGCAGCGAACAGTGGGCCATTCCCACCATCGCCTTCGTCAACGTCTGGCGGCACATGGGGTACACCGCCCTGCTGATCTTCGCCGGGCTCCAGTCCATCCCCAACCACGTCTACGAAGTAGCCAACCTTGACGGCGCGTCCCCCACCCGGACCTTCTGGAGCATCACCATGCCGCTCCTGCGCCCCGTGCTGGTCCTGGTCCTGGTGGTCACCGTCATCGGATCCTTCCAAGTCTTCGACACCGTGGCCGTGACTACCGGCGGCGGACCGATCAATGCCTCCCGGGTGATCCAGATGTACATCTACCAGAAGGCCTTCGGCGAGTCCGACTTCGGCTACGCATCAGCCCTGTCCGTGATTCTCTTCATCATTCTCGCCCTCGTGGCCTTCATCCAGATGAAGTTCCTCAAGGGCAACGAGACGGACCTGGACTAA
- a CDS encoding Gfo/Idh/MocA family protein — protein MTFSMGVVGLGQFGGQFAHLFKLHPGVSAVYAVDELPERASRAVEQLGLDGTMGSFDELLASDVDAVAIFTQRWTHGPLVIKALRAGKHVYSAVPMAISEEQIAGIIDAVRETKLVYAMGETSFYNPATVYARKQHAAGKFGRIFYTEGDYVHDMDLGFYEAYQYSGGENWKATASYPPMLYPTHAIGGVLGAVPGHAVSVSCIGVKDDRGDGVFDKEVSMFDNDFSNATALFEMNDGGVMRTNEMRRVGYPSHIRESRFRFFGTEASFEQLATTTLWQDKKGVLDVSDQVETKPSMSADDPSLADVAPELRGAFISGLAPVHDAGRLPVEFEGAPTGHEGSHQFLVDDFVTAVNKGSLPPVNAWVAARFTLPGVVAHESALRGGERLPITDFGDAPEAL, from the coding sequence ATGACGTTTTCAATGGGAGTAGTAGGCCTTGGCCAGTTCGGCGGCCAATTTGCCCACCTCTTCAAGCTCCACCCCGGGGTTTCCGCGGTCTACGCAGTGGACGAGCTCCCTGAACGCGCGTCCAGAGCTGTTGAACAGCTGGGGCTCGACGGCACCATGGGCAGTTTCGACGAGTTGCTGGCCTCCGACGTGGACGCCGTCGCCATCTTTACCCAGCGCTGGACGCACGGGCCGTTGGTGATCAAGGCGCTGCGCGCCGGGAAGCACGTCTATTCGGCTGTTCCGATGGCAATCTCCGAGGAGCAGATCGCCGGAATCATCGACGCCGTGCGTGAAACCAAGCTTGTCTATGCCATGGGGGAGACCAGCTTCTATAACCCCGCCACCGTCTATGCCCGCAAGCAGCACGCCGCCGGCAAGTTCGGCCGCATTTTCTACACCGAAGGCGACTACGTCCATGACATGGACCTGGGCTTCTACGAGGCCTACCAGTACAGCGGCGGCGAAAACTGGAAAGCAACCGCCAGCTACCCGCCCATGCTGTACCCCACGCACGCCATCGGTGGCGTGCTGGGTGCCGTGCCTGGACATGCTGTGAGCGTCAGTTGCATCGGCGTCAAGGACGATCGCGGCGACGGCGTCTTCGACAAGGAAGTCAGCATGTTCGACAATGACTTCTCCAACGCCACGGCGCTGTTCGAAATGAACGACGGCGGCGTGATGCGGACCAACGAGATGCGCCGCGTGGGTTACCCCTCGCACATCCGTGAATCGCGCTTCCGCTTCTTCGGCACGGAGGCAAGCTTTGAACAGTTGGCCACCACCACGCTGTGGCAGGACAAAAAGGGGGTCCTGGATGTCTCGGACCAGGTGGAGACCAAGCCGAGCATGTCGGCCGATGACCCCTCGTTGGCGGATGTCGCACCGGAGCTTCGCGGCGCGTTCATCTCCGGCCTCGCTCCGGTGCACGACGCCGGCCGGCTCCCCGTTGAATTCGAGGGAGCTCCAACAGGGCACGAAGGCAGCCACCAGTTCCTGGTGGACGACTTCGTCACGGCCGTGAACAAAGGAAGCCTTCCCCCGGTCAACGCCTGGGTGGCCGCGCGCTTCACACTCCCCGGCGTCGTGGCTCACGAGTCCGCGCTCCGCGGCGGCGAACGGCTCCCCATCACGGACTTTGGAGATGCCCCCGAGGCTTTGTAG
- a CDS encoding LacI family DNA-binding transcriptional regulator yields the protein MTTSAVHTPRGPVTRKDVARYAGVSTAVVSYVVNGGPKKVAPATEAKVQEAIRILGYRPNAAARALKMGSNQTIGLVIPDSSNPFWALLGHAVEVAAAERGYALLLTNSDNKLDSERRHIRNLAARQVDGVVLASVMFEPDLLELFGAEIPSVLLNHASIAPGFNSVGVDLEAGARLAVEHLIGHGHTNIGLAMGITADNEADGREEGWRRALEAAGLPVGPLARDGFDRPGGYAAGQRLLAADNRPTAIFASSDMQAIGLLRAIREAGLSVPDDIAVASFDGSIEAEYSWPALTTVEQPVWEMAEAAVSALVGENRNEPPRHRVFPTQLRIRQSCGCP from the coding sequence ATGACTACTTCGGCAGTGCACACCCCGCGCGGACCGGTGACGCGCAAAGACGTGGCCCGGTACGCCGGGGTGAGCACCGCCGTCGTGAGCTATGTGGTTAACGGCGGCCCCAAGAAGGTGGCGCCGGCGACGGAAGCGAAGGTCCAAGAGGCCATCCGGATCCTGGGGTACCGCCCGAATGCCGCCGCGCGTGCGCTCAAAATGGGGTCCAACCAGACCATCGGCCTCGTGATTCCGGATTCCAGCAACCCGTTCTGGGCGCTGCTGGGACATGCGGTGGAAGTGGCTGCCGCCGAGCGCGGATATGCCCTGTTGCTGACGAATTCCGACAACAAGCTGGACTCCGAACGCCGCCACATCCGTAACCTCGCCGCCCGTCAGGTAGATGGCGTGGTCCTGGCAAGCGTCATGTTTGAACCCGATTTACTGGAGCTTTTCGGCGCGGAAATCCCCTCGGTCCTGTTGAACCATGCCTCGATCGCTCCCGGGTTCAACAGCGTAGGCGTGGACCTTGAAGCGGGAGCCCGCCTGGCCGTGGAACATTTGATCGGCCATGGCCACACCAACATCGGACTCGCCATGGGCATCACGGCCGACAACGAGGCCGATGGGCGCGAGGAGGGGTGGCGGCGGGCGCTCGAAGCTGCCGGACTCCCTGTTGGGCCGCTTGCCCGCGACGGTTTCGACCGCCCCGGGGGCTACGCCGCCGGACAACGCCTCCTGGCCGCCGACAACCGTCCGACGGCGATCTTCGCCAGCTCCGATATGCAGGCAATCGGGCTCCTGCGGGCAATCCGCGAGGCCGGCTTGTCCGTTCCTGACGATATTGCCGTGGCGTCCTTCGACGGTTCGATCGAGGCCGAATACAGCTGGCCGGCGCTCACCACCGTAGAGCAGCCGGTGTGGGAGATGGCAGAGGCCGCGGTGTCCGCGCTGGTGGGCGAGAATCGCAACGAACCCCCGCGGCACAGGGTCTTCCCCACGCAGTTGCGCATCCGGCAATCGTGCGGGTGCCCGTAG
- a CDS encoding DeoR/GlpR family DNA-binding transcription regulator, whose amino-acid sequence MLQAARHTAIVDAVQRERVVRVSDLAQLLGVSAMTVRRDIESLEESGLVERIHGGAKIPGDARTHEPGFELKSTQLIEEKHAIAIEAATLVHEGMAVGLSAGTTTYELAKVLLEGPRITVVTNSIRIADLFHNASGSRPVFPVIVTGGERTPSDALVGPIATAALKQLHLDTLFLGVHGMDADAGFTTPNLQEAETNRAFISAARNVVVLADHSKWGTVGIASIAQLEEADVLVTDSHLGEDARRILADGVGKLRIAAP is encoded by the coding sequence ATGCTTCAGGCAGCCCGCCACACCGCCATTGTCGACGCCGTCCAGCGCGAACGGGTTGTCCGTGTCTCGGACCTCGCGCAACTGCTGGGCGTCTCAGCCATGACCGTTCGGCGCGACATCGAGTCGCTTGAGGAGTCCGGACTCGTCGAGCGCATCCATGGCGGGGCCAAGATACCCGGCGATGCCCGGACCCACGAGCCCGGCTTTGAGCTGAAATCCACCCAGCTGATCGAGGAAAAGCACGCGATCGCCATCGAGGCCGCCACCCTGGTCCATGAGGGCATGGCCGTGGGCCTGAGCGCCGGAACAACCACCTACGAGCTCGCCAAGGTACTCCTGGAAGGCCCGCGGATCACCGTGGTGACGAATTCCATCAGGATTGCGGATCTCTTCCACAATGCCTCCGGTTCACGGCCGGTTTTCCCGGTCATCGTGACGGGCGGAGAGCGCACGCCGTCGGATGCCTTGGTGGGTCCCATCGCAACGGCCGCGCTGAAGCAACTGCACTTGGACACCCTGTTCCTGGGCGTCCACGGCATGGATGCGGACGCCGGATTCACCACGCCGAACCTGCAGGAAGCCGAAACCAACCGGGCCTTCATCAGTGCGGCCCGCAACGTGGTGGTCTTGGCGGACCACAGCAAGTGGGGAACGGTGGGCATCGCCTCGATCGCCCAGCTGGAGGAAGCCGACGTGCTCGTGACGGATTCGCATCTCGGCGAGGATGCCCGGCGCATCCTCGCCGACGGCGTCGGGAAGCTCAGGATCGCGGCACCTTAG
- a CDS encoding beta-galactosidase, giving the protein MAMDYIVDKLGGRIAFGGDYNPEQWAEEVWKHDVALMKEAGVNLVSVGIFSWALLEPEEGRYEFGWLDRILDLLHANGISADLANASASPPPWFSRKYPDSLPVDADGVRQSYGSRQAFAACSPDYRRAAAALTTAIVQRYAGHPAVVMWHVHNEYGCHNQPDFGPHAERGFQEWLQARYGSLDALNEAWGTAFWSQHYHDWAEILPPRRSGTWVNPTQQLDFARFSSDALLECFNAEADIIRANSKHPVTTNFMGFNMGLSAPVDYWRWSGHMDVVSNDHYLIAADERNFQELAMTADLTRGWAQGKPWLLMEHSTSAVNWQPRNVAKAPGEMLRNSLQHVARGTDGVLFFQWRASRAGAEKYHSGLVPHAGRDSKVWREVVELGRALESISEVAGSTVQAEACIIHDTDARWGTELDSHPSEDARNLPETRRWHDALYRAGVTTDIRQSTDDLSGYKLVIAPMLYLVTDEGAAKLHEYVEAGGTLVITYFSGIVDENDHIRMDPVNGGGYPGAFSELLGVSMEEFFPLRSGDAVGLSRFGSGTVWSELGKATAAEVLATFDGGGDTNGTGAGVARTGVDGSPAVTRRAGSAGRGAAYYVATSLGRAGLAELVQLLCSDAGVEPVLGIQPPEDVEIVRRSNGTKDWTFVINHGSQDVEVPLDGVELLSGAPTGGTLNLTAGGVAVVATPA; this is encoded by the coding sequence ATGGCAATGGATTACATCGTCGACAAGTTGGGCGGCCGGATCGCGTTCGGCGGCGACTACAACCCCGAACAATGGGCCGAAGAGGTCTGGAAACACGACGTCGCCCTCATGAAGGAAGCCGGGGTGAACCTCGTCAGTGTCGGCATCTTCAGTTGGGCCCTTCTGGAGCCCGAAGAAGGCCGGTACGAGTTCGGCTGGCTGGACAGGATCCTTGACCTGCTCCACGCCAACGGCATCAGTGCGGATCTCGCGAACGCGAGTGCTTCTCCCCCGCCGTGGTTCAGCCGCAAGTACCCCGATTCACTCCCGGTGGATGCCGACGGCGTCCGGCAAAGTTACGGTTCGCGCCAGGCCTTCGCGGCGTGCTCGCCGGACTATCGCCGGGCGGCAGCAGCCCTGACGACGGCGATCGTCCAGCGCTACGCGGGGCACCCCGCCGTCGTGATGTGGCATGTCCACAACGAGTACGGCTGCCACAACCAACCGGACTTCGGCCCCCACGCGGAGCGTGGCTTCCAGGAATGGCTCCAGGCCAGGTACGGGAGCCTGGACGCGCTCAATGAGGCCTGGGGCACGGCCTTCTGGTCCCAGCATTACCACGACTGGGCCGAGATCCTGCCGCCGCGCCGCTCGGGAACGTGGGTTAACCCCACGCAGCAACTGGATTTCGCGAGGTTCTCCTCCGATGCCCTTCTTGAGTGCTTCAACGCAGAGGCAGACATCATCCGGGCCAATTCGAAGCACCCGGTGACCACCAATTTCATGGGCTTCAACATGGGCCTGAGCGCTCCTGTGGACTATTGGCGCTGGTCCGGGCATATGGATGTCGTGTCCAATGACCACTATCTGATTGCGGCCGACGAACGGAACTTCCAGGAACTGGCCATGACAGCGGACCTCACCCGCGGCTGGGCACAGGGCAAGCCATGGCTCCTGATGGAACACTCCACCTCGGCAGTCAACTGGCAACCCCGCAATGTGGCCAAAGCACCGGGCGAAATGCTGCGCAACTCGCTGCAGCACGTGGCCCGCGGAACCGATGGCGTGTTGTTCTTCCAATGGCGGGCTTCCCGCGCCGGGGCCGAAAAATACCACTCCGGACTGGTCCCCCATGCCGGCCGCGACAGCAAAGTCTGGCGCGAAGTGGTGGAGCTGGGCCGCGCGCTCGAGAGCATTTCGGAGGTGGCCGGCTCAACGGTCCAGGCCGAAGCCTGCATCATCCACGACACCGACGCCCGCTGGGGCACCGAACTGGACTCGCACCCCAGCGAGGACGCACGGAACCTCCCGGAAACGCGGCGCTGGCACGACGCCCTCTACCGGGCAGGCGTCACCACGGACATCCGGCAAAGCACCGATGACCTTTCCGGCTACAAACTGGTGATCGCCCCCATGCTGTACCTGGTCACGGATGAAGGTGCGGCAAAGCTCCACGAGTATGTCGAAGCCGGCGGAACCCTCGTGATCACCTATTTCTCCGGAATCGTTGACGAAAACGATCACATCCGTATGGACCCGGTCAACGGCGGCGGTTATCCCGGGGCATTCTCCGAACTGCTCGGCGTGAGCATGGAGGAATTCTTCCCCCTGCGTTCCGGCGATGCCGTCGGCTTGAGCCGCTTCGGCTCCGGGACAGTCTGGAGCGAGCTGGGGAAGGCAACCGCGGCGGAGGTTCTTGCCACGTTCGACGGCGGCGGAGACACAAACGGCACAGGCGCCGGCGTCGCACGCACCGGCGTCGACGGCTCGCCGGCGGTGACCCGCCGGGCGGGATCCGCCGGACGCGGTGCCGCCTACTACGTGGCCACGAGTCTGGGCCGCGCGGGACTGGCCGAACTGGTCCAGCTCCTGTGCTCGGACGCCGGGGTGGAGCCGGTCCTGGGCATTCAGCCCCCGGAAGACGTGGAAATCGTCCGCAGGAGCAACGGCACCAAGGACTGGACCTTCGTCATCAACCACGGCTCGCAGGACGTGGAGGTGCCGCTCGACGGCGTCGAGCTCCTGAGCGGGGCACCCACCGGAGGTACGCTAAACCTTACTGCCGGAGGCGTCGCCGTCGTCGCCACTCCCGCCTAG
- a CDS encoding carbohydrate ABC transporter permease, with the protein MSTLANPIPRTTAAAGTTRTSGKRHYGTHIFLTVMAIMWLIPLGWSLFTALRPKADTDKYGYFSLGGTFNFDNFIQAWTQGGFSKYLLNSVIITVPAVLLTLFFASMMAFAVSRVSWKFNVTLLIMFTAGNLLPPQVLAAPLFEMFKHVTLPYSFSDSGNLLNTYISVIAVDTAFQIGFCTFVLSNYMKALSSDLTEAALVDGAGIWRQYWNIILPLCRPALAALGTLEVIFIYNDFFWPLLFIQSGNRLPITTAINNLQGEFLSNYNLLAAGATITVIPTLIIYLVLQRQFVAGLTLGSSKG; encoded by the coding sequence ATGAGCACCCTCGCCAACCCCATCCCGCGCACAACAGCAGCCGCAGGCACAACCCGGACCTCCGGGAAGCGCCACTACGGGACCCATATTTTCCTGACCGTCATGGCAATAATGTGGCTGATTCCGCTGGGTTGGTCCTTGTTCACGGCGTTGCGTCCCAAGGCGGATACGGACAAATACGGCTATTTCAGCCTTGGCGGCACCTTCAATTTCGACAACTTCATCCAAGCCTGGACCCAAGGCGGATTCTCGAAATACCTCCTGAACTCGGTGATCATCACCGTGCCGGCGGTGCTCCTGACCCTGTTTTTTGCCTCGATGATGGCATTCGCCGTCTCCAGGGTGAGCTGGAAATTCAACGTCACGCTCCTGATCATGTTCACGGCCGGGAACCTCCTTCCCCCGCAGGTTCTGGCAGCCCCGTTGTTCGAGATGTTCAAACATGTCACGCTGCCGTACTCCTTCAGCGATTCCGGCAACCTGCTCAACACCTACATCTCGGTGATCGCCGTGGACACGGCGTTCCAGATCGGGTTTTGCACTTTCGTGCTTTCCAACTACATGAAGGCCCTCTCGTCCGACCTGACGGAGGCCGCGCTCGTGGACGGTGCCGGGATCTGGCGGCAGTACTGGAACATCATCCTGCCGCTGTGCCGGCCCGCCCTCGCGGCGCTCGGAACCCTGGAAGTCATCTTCATCTACAACGACTTCTTCTGGCCGCTTCTCTTCATCCAAAGCGGTAACCGGCTGCCGATCACAACGGCCATCAACAACCTGCAGGGCGAGTTCCTCAGCAACTACAACCTGCTGGCGGCCGGCGCCACCATCACCGTGATACCCACCCTGATCATCTACCTCGTGCTGCAGCGCCAATTCGTGGCCGGTCTCACGCTCGGTTCCAGCAAAGGATAA
- a CDS encoding carbohydrate ABC transporter permease, giving the protein MSTTAEKPAAPDSEPGAAGRTTAGKSQPGTGRRTGKAGRVRRLTRRDKFILAIMVGLPTLIQLLLVWLPTLFSIALSFTRWNGLDLKDIKAAGTDNYRYVVQDYPPFWPAIQHNVLWLVFLALIATPLGLLLAVLLDQKIRGSKIYQSIFFTPVMLSLALIGIIWQLFYNRDSGLLNYLLGTAGTPQAVDWFGNSNVNIWAAMVAATWRHAGYVMILYLAGLKGVDPSLKEAASIDGANAAQTFFRIVFPAMRPVNIVIVVITIIESLRAFDIVYVINRGTNGLELISALVIQNLIGEGQVIGVGSSLAVILLVISLIPIVFYLIRTFGKESKA; this is encoded by the coding sequence ATGAGTACTACCGCCGAGAAACCTGCAGCACCGGACAGCGAGCCCGGTGCTGCAGGGCGAACCACGGCCGGCAAGAGCCAGCCCGGCACCGGCAGGCGGACCGGCAAAGCAGGCAGGGTCCGCCGCCTCACGCGCCGTGACAAATTCATCCTCGCGATCATGGTGGGCCTGCCTACGCTGATCCAGCTGCTGCTGGTCTGGCTGCCCACGCTCTTCTCCATTGCGCTGAGCTTCACCCGCTGGAACGGCCTGGACCTGAAGGACATCAAGGCCGCAGGGACGGACAACTACCGCTACGTGGTCCAGGACTATCCCCCGTTCTGGCCCGCGATCCAGCACAACGTCCTGTGGCTTGTCTTCCTGGCCCTCATCGCGACGCCCCTCGGCCTGCTGCTGGCCGTGCTCCTGGACCAGAAGATCCGCGGCAGCAAGATCTACCAGAGCATCTTCTTCACACCCGTCATGTTGTCGCTGGCCCTCATCGGCATCATCTGGCAGCTGTTCTACAACCGGGACAGCGGACTCCTGAACTACCTCCTGGGGACAGCGGGCACACCGCAGGCTGTGGACTGGTTTGGAAATTCGAACGTCAATATCTGGGCGGCCATGGTTGCAGCTACGTGGCGTCACGCGGGCTACGTGATGATCCTGTACTTGGCCGGGCTCAAGGGCGTGGACCCTTCGCTGAAGGAAGCGGCGTCGATCGACGGCGCCAATGCGGCGCAGACGTTCTTCCGTATCGTCTTCCCGGCAATGCGCCCCGTGAACATCGTGATCGTGGTGATTACGATCATCGAGTCGCTACGTGCCTTCGACATTGTGTACGTCATCAACCGAGGGACCAACGGCCTTGAACTGATCAGCGCCCTGGTGATCCAGAACCTGATCGGCGAAGGCCAGGTGATCGGGGTCGGCTCGTCCCTCGCGGTGATTCTCCTGGTCATCTCGCTGATCCCCATCGTTTTCTACCTCATCCGCACCTTCGGCAAGGAGAGCAAGGCATGA
- a CDS encoding ABC transporter substrate-binding protein — MAANLDPFQSAHNAGPGRRTILKTLGIGAAGLAGIPLLAACTGGSGPAPGASSNSLTFGSGSSDDVPKAAYKAVTDAFTKKSGITVATNVVPHNDFQNKINSYLQGSPDDAFTWFAGYRMQYYAGKGLLAPVDDVWATIGSNFSDAMKKASTGPDGKMYLVPNYNYPWGFFYRKSFWAEKGYAVPKTFDELKTLAAKMKSDGIIPIGFADKDGWPAMGTFDYINMRLNGYQFHVDLTAHKESWDQKKVSDVFDTWKALLPFQDPNALGQTWQDAAKALEAKKTGMYLLGSFVTQQFTDPAVLADIDFFPFPEIAVEGTDAVEAPIDGLLLSKKGGDNKAAHDFLAFMGSAEGQNAYSAVDGSNIATVKGADTSKFTPLNKKCADTIANAKYISQFLDRDALPAMANNVMIPALQSFIKDGTVDVKNLEAQAKTLYAAQ; from the coding sequence ATGGCAGCGAATCTTGACCCGTTCCAGTCGGCCCACAATGCGGGCCCTGGACGCCGCACCATCCTGAAAACGCTCGGTATCGGTGCCGCGGGGCTCGCCGGCATTCCGCTGCTGGCTGCTTGCACCGGTGGCTCCGGGCCAGCTCCCGGAGCCTCCTCGAACAGCCTGACCTTCGGCTCGGGTTCTTCGGACGATGTTCCCAAGGCAGCCTACAAAGCCGTCACCGATGCCTTCACCAAGAAGTCCGGCATCACGGTGGCCACCAACGTCGTCCCGCACAACGACTTCCAGAACAAGATCAACTCCTACCTCCAGGGCAGCCCCGACGATGCCTTCACCTGGTTCGCCGGCTACCGCATGCAGTACTACGCGGGCAAGGGCCTCCTGGCTCCCGTGGATGACGTGTGGGCAACGATCGGCAGCAACTTCTCCGACGCCATGAAGAAGGCCTCCACCGGGCCGGACGGCAAGATGTACCTGGTCCCCAACTACAACTACCCGTGGGGCTTCTTCTACCGGAAGAGCTTTTGGGCCGAAAAGGGCTACGCAGTCCCCAAGACGTTCGATGAGCTGAAGACCTTGGCCGCCAAGATGAAGTCCGACGGCATCATCCCGATCGGCTTCGCGGACAAGGACGGTTGGCCCGCCATGGGCACCTTCGACTACATCAACATGCGCCTCAATGGCTACCAATTCCACGTGGACCTGACCGCCCACAAGGAAAGCTGGGACCAGAAGAAGGTCAGCGACGTCTTCGACACCTGGAAAGCCCTCCTGCCGTTCCAAGACCCCAATGCCCTCGGCCAGACGTGGCAGGATGCGGCCAAGGCACTCGAAGCCAAGAAGACCGGCATGTACCTGTTGGGTTCGTTCGTGACCCAGCAATTCACGGATCCCGCTGTGCTGGCGGACATCGATTTCTTCCCGTTCCCGGAAATCGCAGTGGAAGGCACCGACGCCGTCGAGGCCCCCATCGACGGACTGCTCCTGTCCAAGAAGGGCGGCGACAACAAGGCAGCGCACGACTTCCTGGCGTTCATGGGATCCGCCGAAGGCCAGAACGCCTACTCAGCCGTGGATGGCTCCAACATCGCCACCGTCAAGGGCGCCGACACGTCAAAGTTCACGCCGCTGAACAAGAAGTGCGCGGACACCATCGCCAATGCCAAGTACATCAGCCAGTTCCTGGACCGGGATGCCCTCCCTGCCATGGCGAACAACGTGATGATCCCGGCGCTGCAGTCCTTCATCAAGGACGGCACCGTGGACGTCAAGAACCTTGAAGCGCAGGCCAAGACCCTTTACGCAGCCCAGTAG